From Mustela erminea isolate mMusErm1 chromosome 1, mMusErm1.Pri, whole genome shotgun sequence, a single genomic window includes:
- the EIF2A gene encoding eukaryotic translation initiation factor 2A isoform X2: MAPSTPLLTVRGSEGLYMLNGPPHFTESTVFPRINVINVTNKGLLHSFDLPKAVCLEFSPKNTVLATWQPYTTSKDGTAGIPNLQLYDVKTGTCLKSFIQKKMQNWCPSWSEDETVCARNVNNEVHFFENNNFNTIANKLHLQKINDFVLSPGPQPYKVAVYVPGSKGAPSFVRLYQYPNFDGPHAALANKSFFKADKVTMLWNKKATAVLVIASTDVDKTGASYYGEQTLHYIAANGESAVVQLPKNGPIYDVVWNSSSTEFCAVYGFMPAKATIFNLKCDPVFDFGTGPRNAAYYSPHGHILVLAGFGNLRGQMEVWDVKNYKLISKPVASDSTYFAWCPDGEHILTATCAPRLRVNNGYKIWHYTGSVLHKYDVPSNGELWQVSWQPFLDGIFPVKAITYQAVPSDVPSEEPKAATAYRPPALRNKPITNSKLHEEEPPQNMKPQAGSDKPLSKTALKNQRKHEAKKAAKQEARNEKSPDLAPTPAPQSTPRNTVSQSTSGDPEVDKKIKNLKKKLKAIEQLKEQAAAGKQLEKNQLEKIQKEKALIQELEDLELGV; encoded by the exons AATAAATGTTATCAATGTCACTAACAAGGGACTTCTGCACTCCTTCGACCTCCCAAAGGCAGTTTGCCTTGAGTTCTCACCAAAAAACACTGTCCTGGCAACGTGGCAACCTTACACTA cttctaAAGATGGCACAGCTGGGATACCCAACCTACAACTTTATGATGTGAAAACTGGTACATgtttgaagtctttcatccagaaaaaaatgcaaaattg GTGTCCATCTTGGTCAGAAGATGAAACTGTCTGCGCCCGAAATGTTAACAACGAAGTTCACTTCTTTGAGAACAACAATTTTA aCACAATTGCAAATAAATTGCATTTgcaaaaaattaatgattttgtgTTATCGCCTGGACCCCAACCATATAAg GTGGCTGTCTATGTTCCGGGAAGTAAGGGTGCACCTTCATTTGTTAGATTGTATCAGTACCCTAATTTTGATGGACCTCATGCAGCTTTAGCtaataaaagtttctttaaagCTGATAAGGTTACAATGCTATGGAATAAAAAAG CTACTGCTGTGTTAGTAATAGCTAGTACAGATGTTGACAAAACAGGAGCGTCCTACTATGGGGAACAAACACTGCACTACATTGCAGCGAATGGAGAAAGTGCTGTTGTGCAATTGC caaaAAATGGCCCCATTTATGATGTTGTTTGGAATTCTAGTTCTACTGAGTTTTGTGCTGTTTATGGTTTTATGCCTGCCAAAGCAACAATTTTCAACTTGAAATGTGATCCTGTGTTTGACTTTGGAACTGGTCCCCGTAATGCTGCCTACTATAGCCCACATGGACATATACTAGTACTGGCTGGATTTGGAAATCTGAGGGGACAAATGGAAGTATGGGATGTTAAAAACTACAAACTTATTTCTAAACCAGTAGCCTCTGATTCTACCTATTTTGCTTGGTGCCCTGATGGTGAGCATATCTTAACAGCCACGTGTGCTCCCAGGTTACGTGTTAATAACGGGTACAAAATTTGGCATTATACTGGCTCTGTCTTGCACAAGTATGATGTCCCGTCAAATGGAGAATTATGGCAGGTTTCTTGGCAGCCATTTTTAGATGGAATATTTCCAGTAAAAGCAATAACTTACCAAGCAGTTCCAAGTGATGTACCCAGTGAAGAACCTAAAGCTGCAACAGCTTACAGACCCCCAGCTTTAAGAAATAAGCCAATCACCAATTCCAAACTG CATGAGGAGGAACCACCTCAGAATATGAAACCACAAGCAGGAAGTGATAAGCCATTATCAAAAACAGCccttaaaaatcaaaggaagcaTGAGGCTAAGAAAGCTGCGAAACAG GAAGCAAGAAATGAGAAGAGTCCAGATTTGGCACCTACTCCTGCCCCACAGAGCACACCACGAAATACTGTCTCACAATCAACCTCTGGAGACCCTGAAGTagacaaaaaaatcaagaaccTAAAGAAG AAACTGAAAGCAATCGAACAACTGAAAGAACAAGCAGCAGCTGGGAAACAGCTAGAAAAAAATCAG TTGGAGaaaattcaaaaagagaaagCCCTTATCCAGGAGCTGGAAGATTTGGAATTGGGCGTTTAA
- the EIF2A gene encoding eukaryotic translation initiation factor 2A isoform X1, translating to MAPSTPLLTVRGSEGLYMLNGPPHFTESTVFPRESGKNCKVYTFSKDGTLFAWGNGEKINVINVTNKGLLHSFDLPKAVCLEFSPKNTVLATWQPYTTSKDGTAGIPNLQLYDVKTGTCLKSFIQKKMQNWCPSWSEDETVCARNVNNEVHFFENNNFNTIANKLHLQKINDFVLSPGPQPYKVAVYVPGSKGAPSFVRLYQYPNFDGPHAALANKSFFKADKVTMLWNKKATAVLVIASTDVDKTGASYYGEQTLHYIAANGESAVVQLPKNGPIYDVVWNSSSTEFCAVYGFMPAKATIFNLKCDPVFDFGTGPRNAAYYSPHGHILVLAGFGNLRGQMEVWDVKNYKLISKPVASDSTYFAWCPDGEHILTATCAPRLRVNNGYKIWHYTGSVLHKYDVPSNGELWQVSWQPFLDGIFPVKAITYQAVPSDVPSEEPKAATAYRPPALRNKPITNSKLHEEEPPQNMKPQAGSDKPLSKTALKNQRKHEAKKAAKQEARNEKSPDLAPTPAPQSTPRNTVSQSTSGDPEVDKKIKNLKKKLKAIEQLKEQAAAGKQLEKNQLEKIQKEKALIQELEDLELGV from the exons AATAAATGTTATCAATGTCACTAACAAGGGACTTCTGCACTCCTTCGACCTCCCAAAGGCAGTTTGCCTTGAGTTCTCACCAAAAAACACTGTCCTGGCAACGTGGCAACCTTACACTA cttctaAAGATGGCACAGCTGGGATACCCAACCTACAACTTTATGATGTGAAAACTGGTACATgtttgaagtctttcatccagaaaaaaatgcaaaattg GTGTCCATCTTGGTCAGAAGATGAAACTGTCTGCGCCCGAAATGTTAACAACGAAGTTCACTTCTTTGAGAACAACAATTTTA aCACAATTGCAAATAAATTGCATTTgcaaaaaattaatgattttgtgTTATCGCCTGGACCCCAACCATATAAg GTGGCTGTCTATGTTCCGGGAAGTAAGGGTGCACCTTCATTTGTTAGATTGTATCAGTACCCTAATTTTGATGGACCTCATGCAGCTTTAGCtaataaaagtttctttaaagCTGATAAGGTTACAATGCTATGGAATAAAAAAG CTACTGCTGTGTTAGTAATAGCTAGTACAGATGTTGACAAAACAGGAGCGTCCTACTATGGGGAACAAACACTGCACTACATTGCAGCGAATGGAGAAAGTGCTGTTGTGCAATTGC caaaAAATGGCCCCATTTATGATGTTGTTTGGAATTCTAGTTCTACTGAGTTTTGTGCTGTTTATGGTTTTATGCCTGCCAAAGCAACAATTTTCAACTTGAAATGTGATCCTGTGTTTGACTTTGGAACTGGTCCCCGTAATGCTGCCTACTATAGCCCACATGGACATATACTAGTACTGGCTGGATTTGGAAATCTGAGGGGACAAATGGAAGTATGGGATGTTAAAAACTACAAACTTATTTCTAAACCAGTAGCCTCTGATTCTACCTATTTTGCTTGGTGCCCTGATGGTGAGCATATCTTAACAGCCACGTGTGCTCCCAGGTTACGTGTTAATAACGGGTACAAAATTTGGCATTATACTGGCTCTGTCTTGCACAAGTATGATGTCCCGTCAAATGGAGAATTATGGCAGGTTTCTTGGCAGCCATTTTTAGATGGAATATTTCCAGTAAAAGCAATAACTTACCAAGCAGTTCCAAGTGATGTACCCAGTGAAGAACCTAAAGCTGCAACAGCTTACAGACCCCCAGCTTTAAGAAATAAGCCAATCACCAATTCCAAACTG CATGAGGAGGAACCACCTCAGAATATGAAACCACAAGCAGGAAGTGATAAGCCATTATCAAAAACAGCccttaaaaatcaaaggaagcaTGAGGCTAAGAAAGCTGCGAAACAG GAAGCAAGAAATGAGAAGAGTCCAGATTTGGCACCTACTCCTGCCCCACAGAGCACACCACGAAATACTGTCTCACAATCAACCTCTGGAGACCCTGAAGTagacaaaaaaatcaagaaccTAAAGAAG AAACTGAAAGCAATCGAACAACTGAAAGAACAAGCAGCAGCTGGGAAACAGCTAGAAAAAAATCAG TTGGAGaaaattcaaaaagagaaagCCCTTATCCAGGAGCTGGAAGATTTGGAATTGGGCGTTTAA
- the EIF2A gene encoding eukaryotic translation initiation factor 2A isoform X5, with amino-acid sequence MDHHILQKALCFQGNLGKIAKSILLVRMAPCLPGATEKTSKDGTAGIPNLQLYDVKTGTCLKSFIQKKMQNWCPSWSEDETVCARNVNNEVHFFENNNFNTIANKLHLQKINDFVLSPGPQPYKVAVYVPGSKGAPSFVRLYQYPNFDGPHAALANKSFFKADKVTMLWNKKATAVLVIASTDVDKTGASYYGEQTLHYIAANGESAVVQLPKNGPIYDVVWNSSSTEFCAVYGFMPAKATIFNLKCDPVFDFGTGPRNAAYYSPHGHILVLAGFGNLRGQMEVWDVKNYKLISKPVASDSTYFAWCPDGEHILTATCAPRLRVNNGYKIWHYTGSVLHKYDVPSNGELWQVSWQPFLDGIFPVKAITYQAVPSDVPSEEPKAATAYRPPALRNKPITNSKLHEEEPPQNMKPQAGSDKPLSKTALKNQRKHEAKKAAKQEARNEKSPDLAPTPAPQSTPRNTVSQSTSGDPEVDKKIKNLKKKLKAIEQLKEQAAAGKQLEKNQLEKIQKEKALIQELEDLELGV; translated from the exons cttctaAAGATGGCACAGCTGGGATACCCAACCTACAACTTTATGATGTGAAAACTGGTACATgtttgaagtctttcatccagaaaaaaatgcaaaattg GTGTCCATCTTGGTCAGAAGATGAAACTGTCTGCGCCCGAAATGTTAACAACGAAGTTCACTTCTTTGAGAACAACAATTTTA aCACAATTGCAAATAAATTGCATTTgcaaaaaattaatgattttgtgTTATCGCCTGGACCCCAACCATATAAg GTGGCTGTCTATGTTCCGGGAAGTAAGGGTGCACCTTCATTTGTTAGATTGTATCAGTACCCTAATTTTGATGGACCTCATGCAGCTTTAGCtaataaaagtttctttaaagCTGATAAGGTTACAATGCTATGGAATAAAAAAG CTACTGCTGTGTTAGTAATAGCTAGTACAGATGTTGACAAAACAGGAGCGTCCTACTATGGGGAACAAACACTGCACTACATTGCAGCGAATGGAGAAAGTGCTGTTGTGCAATTGC caaaAAATGGCCCCATTTATGATGTTGTTTGGAATTCTAGTTCTACTGAGTTTTGTGCTGTTTATGGTTTTATGCCTGCCAAAGCAACAATTTTCAACTTGAAATGTGATCCTGTGTTTGACTTTGGAACTGGTCCCCGTAATGCTGCCTACTATAGCCCACATGGACATATACTAGTACTGGCTGGATTTGGAAATCTGAGGGGACAAATGGAAGTATGGGATGTTAAAAACTACAAACTTATTTCTAAACCAGTAGCCTCTGATTCTACCTATTTTGCTTGGTGCCCTGATGGTGAGCATATCTTAACAGCCACGTGTGCTCCCAGGTTACGTGTTAATAACGGGTACAAAATTTGGCATTATACTGGCTCTGTCTTGCACAAGTATGATGTCCCGTCAAATGGAGAATTATGGCAGGTTTCTTGGCAGCCATTTTTAGATGGAATATTTCCAGTAAAAGCAATAACTTACCAAGCAGTTCCAAGTGATGTACCCAGTGAAGAACCTAAAGCTGCAACAGCTTACAGACCCCCAGCTTTAAGAAATAAGCCAATCACCAATTCCAAACTG CATGAGGAGGAACCACCTCAGAATATGAAACCACAAGCAGGAAGTGATAAGCCATTATCAAAAACAGCccttaaaaatcaaaggaagcaTGAGGCTAAGAAAGCTGCGAAACAG GAAGCAAGAAATGAGAAGAGTCCAGATTTGGCACCTACTCCTGCCCCACAGAGCACACCACGAAATACTGTCTCACAATCAACCTCTGGAGACCCTGAAGTagacaaaaaaatcaagaaccTAAAGAAG AAACTGAAAGCAATCGAACAACTGAAAGAACAAGCAGCAGCTGGGAAACAGCTAGAAAAAAATCAG TTGGAGaaaattcaaaaagagaaagCCCTTATCCAGGAGCTGGAAGATTTGGAATTGGGCGTTTAA
- the EIF2A gene encoding eukaryotic translation initiation factor 2A isoform X7, which translates to MAPCLPGATEKTSKDGTAGIPNLQLYDVKTGTCLKSFIQKKMQNWCPSWSEDETVCARNVNNEVHFFENNNFNTIANKLHLQKINDFVLSPGPQPYKVAVYVPGSKGAPSFVRLYQYPNFDGPHAALANKSFFKADKVTMLWNKKATAVLVIASTDVDKTGASYYGEQTLHYIAANGESAVVQLPKNGPIYDVVWNSSSTEFCAVYGFMPAKATIFNLKCDPVFDFGTGPRNAAYYSPHGHILVLAGFGNLRGQMEVWDVKNYKLISKPVASDSTYFAWCPDGEHILTATCAPRLRVNNGYKIWHYTGSVLHKYDVPSNGELWQVSWQPFLDGIFPVKAITYQAVPSDVPSEEPKAATAYRPPALRNKPITNSKLHEEEPPQNMKPQAGSDKPLSKTALKNQRKHEAKKAAKQEARNEKSPDLAPTPAPQSTPRNTVSQSTSGDPEVDKKIKNLKKKLKAIEQLKEQAAAGKQLEKNQLEKIQKEKALIQELEDLELGV; encoded by the exons cttctaAAGATGGCACAGCTGGGATACCCAACCTACAACTTTATGATGTGAAAACTGGTACATgtttgaagtctttcatccagaaaaaaatgcaaaattg GTGTCCATCTTGGTCAGAAGATGAAACTGTCTGCGCCCGAAATGTTAACAACGAAGTTCACTTCTTTGAGAACAACAATTTTA aCACAATTGCAAATAAATTGCATTTgcaaaaaattaatgattttgtgTTATCGCCTGGACCCCAACCATATAAg GTGGCTGTCTATGTTCCGGGAAGTAAGGGTGCACCTTCATTTGTTAGATTGTATCAGTACCCTAATTTTGATGGACCTCATGCAGCTTTAGCtaataaaagtttctttaaagCTGATAAGGTTACAATGCTATGGAATAAAAAAG CTACTGCTGTGTTAGTAATAGCTAGTACAGATGTTGACAAAACAGGAGCGTCCTACTATGGGGAACAAACACTGCACTACATTGCAGCGAATGGAGAAAGTGCTGTTGTGCAATTGC caaaAAATGGCCCCATTTATGATGTTGTTTGGAATTCTAGTTCTACTGAGTTTTGTGCTGTTTATGGTTTTATGCCTGCCAAAGCAACAATTTTCAACTTGAAATGTGATCCTGTGTTTGACTTTGGAACTGGTCCCCGTAATGCTGCCTACTATAGCCCACATGGACATATACTAGTACTGGCTGGATTTGGAAATCTGAGGGGACAAATGGAAGTATGGGATGTTAAAAACTACAAACTTATTTCTAAACCAGTAGCCTCTGATTCTACCTATTTTGCTTGGTGCCCTGATGGTGAGCATATCTTAACAGCCACGTGTGCTCCCAGGTTACGTGTTAATAACGGGTACAAAATTTGGCATTATACTGGCTCTGTCTTGCACAAGTATGATGTCCCGTCAAATGGAGAATTATGGCAGGTTTCTTGGCAGCCATTTTTAGATGGAATATTTCCAGTAAAAGCAATAACTTACCAAGCAGTTCCAAGTGATGTACCCAGTGAAGAACCTAAAGCTGCAACAGCTTACAGACCCCCAGCTTTAAGAAATAAGCCAATCACCAATTCCAAACTG CATGAGGAGGAACCACCTCAGAATATGAAACCACAAGCAGGAAGTGATAAGCCATTATCAAAAACAGCccttaaaaatcaaaggaagcaTGAGGCTAAGAAAGCTGCGAAACAG GAAGCAAGAAATGAGAAGAGTCCAGATTTGGCACCTACTCCTGCCCCACAGAGCACACCACGAAATACTGTCTCACAATCAACCTCTGGAGACCCTGAAGTagacaaaaaaatcaagaaccTAAAGAAG AAACTGAAAGCAATCGAACAACTGAAAGAACAAGCAGCAGCTGGGAAACAGCTAGAAAAAAATCAG TTGGAGaaaattcaaaaagagaaagCCCTTATCCAGGAGCTGGAAGATTTGGAATTGGGCGTTTAA
- the EIF2A gene encoding eukaryotic translation initiation factor 2A isoform X3 encodes MESGKNCKVYTFSKDGTLFAWGNGEKINVINVTNKGLLHSFDLPKAVCLEFSPKNTVLATWQPYTTSKDGTAGIPNLQLYDVKTGTCLKSFIQKKMQNWCPSWSEDETVCARNVNNEVHFFENNNFNTIANKLHLQKINDFVLSPGPQPYKVAVYVPGSKGAPSFVRLYQYPNFDGPHAALANKSFFKADKVTMLWNKKATAVLVIASTDVDKTGASYYGEQTLHYIAANGESAVVQLPKNGPIYDVVWNSSSTEFCAVYGFMPAKATIFNLKCDPVFDFGTGPRNAAYYSPHGHILVLAGFGNLRGQMEVWDVKNYKLISKPVASDSTYFAWCPDGEHILTATCAPRLRVNNGYKIWHYTGSVLHKYDVPSNGELWQVSWQPFLDGIFPVKAITYQAVPSDVPSEEPKAATAYRPPALRNKPITNSKLHEEEPPQNMKPQAGSDKPLSKTALKNQRKHEAKKAAKQEARNEKSPDLAPTPAPQSTPRNTVSQSTSGDPEVDKKIKNLKKKLKAIEQLKEQAAAGKQLEKNQLEKIQKEKALIQELEDLELGV; translated from the exons AATAAATGTTATCAATGTCACTAACAAGGGACTTCTGCACTCCTTCGACCTCCCAAAGGCAGTTTGCCTTGAGTTCTCACCAAAAAACACTGTCCTGGCAACGTGGCAACCTTACACTA cttctaAAGATGGCACAGCTGGGATACCCAACCTACAACTTTATGATGTGAAAACTGGTACATgtttgaagtctttcatccagaaaaaaatgcaaaattg GTGTCCATCTTGGTCAGAAGATGAAACTGTCTGCGCCCGAAATGTTAACAACGAAGTTCACTTCTTTGAGAACAACAATTTTA aCACAATTGCAAATAAATTGCATTTgcaaaaaattaatgattttgtgTTATCGCCTGGACCCCAACCATATAAg GTGGCTGTCTATGTTCCGGGAAGTAAGGGTGCACCTTCATTTGTTAGATTGTATCAGTACCCTAATTTTGATGGACCTCATGCAGCTTTAGCtaataaaagtttctttaaagCTGATAAGGTTACAATGCTATGGAATAAAAAAG CTACTGCTGTGTTAGTAATAGCTAGTACAGATGTTGACAAAACAGGAGCGTCCTACTATGGGGAACAAACACTGCACTACATTGCAGCGAATGGAGAAAGTGCTGTTGTGCAATTGC caaaAAATGGCCCCATTTATGATGTTGTTTGGAATTCTAGTTCTACTGAGTTTTGTGCTGTTTATGGTTTTATGCCTGCCAAAGCAACAATTTTCAACTTGAAATGTGATCCTGTGTTTGACTTTGGAACTGGTCCCCGTAATGCTGCCTACTATAGCCCACATGGACATATACTAGTACTGGCTGGATTTGGAAATCTGAGGGGACAAATGGAAGTATGGGATGTTAAAAACTACAAACTTATTTCTAAACCAGTAGCCTCTGATTCTACCTATTTTGCTTGGTGCCCTGATGGTGAGCATATCTTAACAGCCACGTGTGCTCCCAGGTTACGTGTTAATAACGGGTACAAAATTTGGCATTATACTGGCTCTGTCTTGCACAAGTATGATGTCCCGTCAAATGGAGAATTATGGCAGGTTTCTTGGCAGCCATTTTTAGATGGAATATTTCCAGTAAAAGCAATAACTTACCAAGCAGTTCCAAGTGATGTACCCAGTGAAGAACCTAAAGCTGCAACAGCTTACAGACCCCCAGCTTTAAGAAATAAGCCAATCACCAATTCCAAACTG CATGAGGAGGAACCACCTCAGAATATGAAACCACAAGCAGGAAGTGATAAGCCATTATCAAAAACAGCccttaaaaatcaaaggaagcaTGAGGCTAAGAAAGCTGCGAAACAG GAAGCAAGAAATGAGAAGAGTCCAGATTTGGCACCTACTCCTGCCCCACAGAGCACACCACGAAATACTGTCTCACAATCAACCTCTGGAGACCCTGAAGTagacaaaaaaatcaagaaccTAAAGAAG AAACTGAAAGCAATCGAACAACTGAAAGAACAAGCAGCAGCTGGGAAACAGCTAGAAAAAAATCAG TTGGAGaaaattcaaaaagagaaagCCCTTATCCAGGAGCTGGAAGATTTGGAATTGGGCGTTTAA
- the EIF2A gene encoding eukaryotic translation initiation factor 2A isoform X6 — protein MDHHILQKALCFQASKDGTAGIPNLQLYDVKTGTCLKSFIQKKMQNWCPSWSEDETVCARNVNNEVHFFENNNFNTIANKLHLQKINDFVLSPGPQPYKVAVYVPGSKGAPSFVRLYQYPNFDGPHAALANKSFFKADKVTMLWNKKATAVLVIASTDVDKTGASYYGEQTLHYIAANGESAVVQLPKNGPIYDVVWNSSSTEFCAVYGFMPAKATIFNLKCDPVFDFGTGPRNAAYYSPHGHILVLAGFGNLRGQMEVWDVKNYKLISKPVASDSTYFAWCPDGEHILTATCAPRLRVNNGYKIWHYTGSVLHKYDVPSNGELWQVSWQPFLDGIFPVKAITYQAVPSDVPSEEPKAATAYRPPALRNKPITNSKLHEEEPPQNMKPQAGSDKPLSKTALKNQRKHEAKKAAKQEARNEKSPDLAPTPAPQSTPRNTVSQSTSGDPEVDKKIKNLKKKLKAIEQLKEQAAAGKQLEKNQLEKIQKEKALIQELEDLELGV, from the exons cttctaAAGATGGCACAGCTGGGATACCCAACCTACAACTTTATGATGTGAAAACTGGTACATgtttgaagtctttcatccagaaaaaaatgcaaaattg GTGTCCATCTTGGTCAGAAGATGAAACTGTCTGCGCCCGAAATGTTAACAACGAAGTTCACTTCTTTGAGAACAACAATTTTA aCACAATTGCAAATAAATTGCATTTgcaaaaaattaatgattttgtgTTATCGCCTGGACCCCAACCATATAAg GTGGCTGTCTATGTTCCGGGAAGTAAGGGTGCACCTTCATTTGTTAGATTGTATCAGTACCCTAATTTTGATGGACCTCATGCAGCTTTAGCtaataaaagtttctttaaagCTGATAAGGTTACAATGCTATGGAATAAAAAAG CTACTGCTGTGTTAGTAATAGCTAGTACAGATGTTGACAAAACAGGAGCGTCCTACTATGGGGAACAAACACTGCACTACATTGCAGCGAATGGAGAAAGTGCTGTTGTGCAATTGC caaaAAATGGCCCCATTTATGATGTTGTTTGGAATTCTAGTTCTACTGAGTTTTGTGCTGTTTATGGTTTTATGCCTGCCAAAGCAACAATTTTCAACTTGAAATGTGATCCTGTGTTTGACTTTGGAACTGGTCCCCGTAATGCTGCCTACTATAGCCCACATGGACATATACTAGTACTGGCTGGATTTGGAAATCTGAGGGGACAAATGGAAGTATGGGATGTTAAAAACTACAAACTTATTTCTAAACCAGTAGCCTCTGATTCTACCTATTTTGCTTGGTGCCCTGATGGTGAGCATATCTTAACAGCCACGTGTGCTCCCAGGTTACGTGTTAATAACGGGTACAAAATTTGGCATTATACTGGCTCTGTCTTGCACAAGTATGATGTCCCGTCAAATGGAGAATTATGGCAGGTTTCTTGGCAGCCATTTTTAGATGGAATATTTCCAGTAAAAGCAATAACTTACCAAGCAGTTCCAAGTGATGTACCCAGTGAAGAACCTAAAGCTGCAACAGCTTACAGACCCCCAGCTTTAAGAAATAAGCCAATCACCAATTCCAAACTG CATGAGGAGGAACCACCTCAGAATATGAAACCACAAGCAGGAAGTGATAAGCCATTATCAAAAACAGCccttaaaaatcaaaggaagcaTGAGGCTAAGAAAGCTGCGAAACAG GAAGCAAGAAATGAGAAGAGTCCAGATTTGGCACCTACTCCTGCCCCACAGAGCACACCACGAAATACTGTCTCACAATCAACCTCTGGAGACCCTGAAGTagacaaaaaaatcaagaaccTAAAGAAG AAACTGAAAGCAATCGAACAACTGAAAGAACAAGCAGCAGCTGGGAAACAGCTAGAAAAAAATCAG TTGGAGaaaattcaaaaagagaaagCCCTTATCCAGGAGCTGGAAGATTTGGAATTGGGCGTTTAA